In Neisseria dentiae, one DNA window encodes the following:
- a CDS encoding ZIP family metal transporter, translating into MQNEYLIMLIPAAVAVAGGVLALLWNPSAQTRSLIQHFAAGVVLSALSVELLPEIGREHARPWVLIASFAAGSLLMFGLKLLTEKLESGAEHSKHSGVAAAGAALPVGLLLATFIDIATDGFIIGAGFASGGESGLILALGLLVELLFLGLALMSDALKGWRMVVLTTLLGVVVFVFAALGNWLLSGASHDVMGAVLAASAAALLYLVTEELLIEAHEVQEKNYSVLVLFAGFLSFWAVQLLA; encoded by the coding sequence GTGCAAAACGAATATTTGATTATGTTGATTCCCGCCGCCGTGGCCGTTGCCGGCGGCGTATTGGCATTGTTGTGGAACCCGTCGGCACAGACGCGCAGTCTGATCCAGCACTTTGCCGCCGGTGTGGTGTTGTCTGCCTTGTCGGTAGAGTTGCTGCCCGAAATCGGCCGCGAACATGCTCGACCGTGGGTATTGATTGCATCATTTGCGGCAGGCAGCCTGTTAATGTTCGGCCTGAAATTGCTGACCGAAAAATTGGAAAGCGGGGCTGAACACAGCAAGCATTCCGGCGTAGCGGCTGCCGGTGCCGCCTTGCCGGTAGGCCTGCTACTGGCCACCTTTATCGATATTGCCACCGACGGTTTTATTATCGGTGCGGGTTTTGCATCGGGCGGCGAATCGGGCCTGATTCTGGCGCTGGGTTTGTTGGTGGAATTGTTGTTTCTCGGCCTGGCTTTGATGAGCGATGCGCTGAAAGGCTGGCGCATGGTTGTTTTAACCACATTGTTGGGCGTGGTGGTGTTTGTGTTTGCCGCGCTGGGCAATTGGTTATTAAGCGGCGCATCGCATGACGTGATGGGTGCCGTATTAGCAGCCAGCGCGGCGGCTTTGCTGTATTTGGTAACCGAAGAATTGCTGATCGAAGCACACGAGGTGCAGGAGAAAAATTATTCGGTGTTGGTGCTGTTTGCCGGATTTTTAAGTTTCTGGGCCGTGCAGCTTTTGGCTTGA
- a CDS encoding helix-turn-helix domain-containing protein, which yields MSKYNLHFKYRAVLHYHQVHSQQRTAEHFNVSRTHLRRWIAAYRQGGIAALQHPQATFMKTMKTNAKTRLSPTNPTTKKTRRN from the coding sequence ATGTCCAAATATAACCTACACTTCAAATACCGAGCCGTACTCCATTACCACCAAGTGCACAGCCAACAGCGCACCGCAGAGCACTTCAACGTCTCACGCACCCACCTGCGCCGTTGGATAGCCGCCTATCGGCAAGGCGGTATCGCCGCACTCCAACACCCGCAGGCTACGTTTATGAAGACTATGAAGACCAACGCAAAAACCCGTTTATCGCCGACAAACCCGACCACGAAAAAAACCAGGCGGAACTGA
- a CDS encoding IS3 family transposase produces MRAKHPLKYLLHSAGIPKSSFHYHIGKADPDAAAKTAVSEVYRRHKGRYGHRRIAAVLSWNKKKVQRIMGLLGLKAKVRSKKAYRPQAVGEASDNILNREFTAGKPADKWPTDVTEFKCTDGKLYLSPILDVFNREIVAYSLGRRANSKMVAQMLDQAFGRLKGQTPLLHSDQGVLYRTEAYRTKLAEKGIVQSMSRKGNCWDNAPMESFFGTLKTESFYQEGALSVAELTEVIDDYIHYYNHERISLNLKKLSPVGYRTQLEKAV; encoded by the coding sequence TTGAGGGCGAAGCACCCGCTGAAATATCTGCTGCACAGTGCCGGCATTCCCAAAAGCAGCTTTCATTACCATATCGGCAAAGCCGATCCCGATGCGGCGGCCAAAACCGCCGTGAGTGAAGTCTATCGCCGACACAAAGGCCGTTACGGTCATCGGCGGATTGCCGCCGTATTGTCGTGGAACAAAAAGAAAGTGCAGCGCATTATGGGTTTGTTGGGACTAAAAGCCAAAGTCCGCAGTAAAAAAGCCTACCGTCCGCAAGCAGTAGGAGAGGCTTCGGACAATATTCTCAATCGTGAGTTTACCGCTGGCAAACCGGCAGACAAATGGCCGACCGATGTGACGGAGTTTAAATGCACAGACGGGAAGCTGTACTTATCGCCGATATTGGATGTGTTTAATCGGGAGATTGTGGCCTATTCTTTAGGCCGCAGAGCAAACAGTAAAATGGTGGCGCAAATGTTGGACCAAGCATTCGGCCGTCTGAAAGGCCAAACGCCGCTGCTGCATTCCGACCAGGGTGTGCTTTACCGCACCGAGGCTTATCGAACGAAATTGGCTGAGAAAGGGATTGTGCAAAGTATGTCGCGCAAAGGTAATTGCTGGGACAATGCGCCGATGGAGAGTTTTTTCGGTACACTGAAAACGGAGAGTTTCTATCAGGAAGGTGCGCTGTCGGTGGCGGAGCTGACAGAGGTAATAGATGATTACATACATTACTACAATCATGAACGGATTAGTTTAAACTTGAAAAAGCTGAGTCCTGTCGGCTACAGAACCCAGCTTGAAAAGGCTGTTTGA
- the prpF gene encoding 2-methylaconitate cis-trans isomerase PrpF encodes MANHAAQIKIPAVYYRGGTSKGIFFKRSDLPEAAQEPGTARDKILLRVIGSPDPYGKQIDGLGNASSSTSKAVIIDKSSREGHDVDYLFGQVAIDKPFVDWSGNCGNLTAAVGAFAVSQGLIDPAKIPQNGICTVHIWQKNIGKTIVAHIPITNGEVQETGDFELDGVTFPAAEVQIEFLDPADGEGDMFPTGNLVDELDVPGIGRLKATLINSGIPTIFVNAADIGYTGTELQDDVNNDAAALEKLETLRAYGALKMGLIKDLSEAATRQHTPKIAWVAAPKDYVSSSGKTVKAADIDVLVRAMSMGKLHHAMMGTASVAIATAAAIPGTLVNLAAGGGERNQVVFGHPSGTLRVGAAAEMQNGKWTATKASMSRSARIIMEGFVRVPGDCF; translated from the coding sequence ATGGCCAACCACGCTGCCCAAATCAAAATCCCCGCCGTTTACTACCGCGGCGGCACATCCAAAGGCATTTTCTTCAAACGCAGCGATCTGCCCGAAGCCGCACAAGAACCCGGCACGGCACGCGATAAAATCCTGCTGCGCGTTATCGGCAGCCCCGACCCCTACGGCAAACAGATCGACGGCCTCGGCAACGCCTCTTCCTCCACCAGCAAAGCGGTAATTATCGACAAAAGCAGCCGCGAAGGCCACGATGTTGATTATTTGTTCGGCCAAGTTGCCATCGACAAACCGTTTGTTGATTGGAGCGGCAACTGCGGCAACCTCACCGCCGCCGTCGGCGCATTCGCCGTCAGCCAAGGTTTGATTGATCCTGCCAAAATACCGCAAAACGGCATCTGCACCGTGCATATTTGGCAGAAAAACATCGGCAAAACCATCGTTGCCCACATTCCGATCACCAACGGCGAAGTGCAGGAAACCGGCGATTTCGAGCTGGACGGCGTAACCTTTCCCGCCGCCGAGGTACAAATCGAATTTCTCGATCCCGCCGACGGCGAAGGCGATATGTTCCCCACCGGCAACCTGGTGGACGAGCTGGACGTGCCCGGTATAGGCCGTCTGAAAGCCACGCTGATCAATTCAGGCATTCCCACCATTTTCGTGAACGCCGCCGATATCGGCTACACCGGCACCGAGCTGCAAGACGATGTGAACAACGATGCCGCCGCGCTGGAAAAACTGGAAACCCTGCGCGCATACGGTGCCTTGAAAATGGGTTTGATTAAAGATCTCTCCGAAGCCGCCACCCGCCAGCACACCCCGAAAATCGCTTGGGTAGCCGCGCCGAAAGATTATGTTTCATCCAGCGGCAAAACAGTTAAGGCCGCCGATATCGACGTTTTGGTGCGCGCCATGAGTATGGGCAAACTGCACCACGCCATGATGGGCACCGCCTCGGTGGCCATCGCCACCGCCGCCGCCATTCCCGGCACCTTGGTGAATCTGGCCGCCGGCGGCGGCGAGCGCAACCAAGTGGTATTCGGCCACCCTTCCGGCACCCTGCGCGTGGGTGCAGCCGCCGAAATGCAAAACGGTAAATGGACAGCTACCAAAGCCTCAATGAGCCGCAGCGCGCGCATCATTATGGAAGGCTTTGTGCGCGTGCCGGGCGACTGCTTCTAA
- the pgsA gene encoding CDP-diacylglycerol--glycerol-3-phosphate 3-phosphatidyltransferase produces MPWNLPIFLTWMRVLLIPVFTALFYLPGGWIDPQTVNWTAAVIFAAAAVTDWFDGFLARLWKQTSDFGAFLDPVADKLMVAVALLLLVSLNRTYVIFAMIIIGREITISALREWMAQMGKRGSVAVATIGKLKTTAQMAAILLLLVGLEDFHGFDLILIGNILMFIASVLTIWSMFYYLKMAWKEFQNPAQQ; encoded by the coding sequence ATGCCGTGGAACCTTCCCATCTTCCTCACATGGATGCGCGTATTGCTGATACCGGTGTTCACCGCCCTGTTCTACCTGCCCGGCGGCTGGATAGACCCGCAAACCGTCAACTGGACGGCCGCCGTGATTTTCGCCGCCGCCGCCGTAACCGACTGGTTCGACGGCTTTCTCGCCCGCCTGTGGAAGCAAACCTCGGATTTCGGCGCCTTTCTCGACCCCGTGGCCGACAAACTCATGGTTGCCGTCGCCCTGTTGCTGCTGGTGAGCCTCAACCGCACCTACGTTATTTTCGCCATGATTATCATCGGCCGCGAAATCACCATATCCGCCCTGCGCGAATGGATGGCCCAAATGGGCAAACGCGGCAGCGTGGCCGTGGCCACCATCGGCAAGCTCAAAACCACCGCCCAAATGGCCGCCATCCTGCTGCTTTTGGTCGGCCTCGAAGACTTTCACGGCTTCGATTTGATATTAATCGGCAACATTCTGATGTTTATCGCCTCCGTGCTCACCATCTGGTCGATGTTCTACTACCTCAAAATGGCGTGGAAAGAATTTCAAAACCCCGCGCAGCAATAA
- the uvrC gene encoding excinuclease ABC subunit UvrC: MSATFDLNIFLKNLPNLPGVYRMLDKNGQVLYVGKAVNLKRRVSSYFQKNDHSPRITLMVKQVHTVETTVTRSEAEALILENNLIKALSPKYNILFRDDKSYPYLMLSGHAFPQMAYYRGTLKKPNQYFGPYPNGYAVRDSIQVLQKVFRLRTCEDSVFEHRDRACLLYQIRRCSGPCAGHISQEDYQASVREAVTFLNGKTGELTQVLHHKMQQAAERLDFEEAARYRDQIQALGLVQSQQFIDSKNPNNPNDIDLLALAAESGSVCIHWVSIRGGRHVGDKSFFPDVRHDPEPNGQDYAEAFVAQHYLGKSKPDIIISNFPLPEVLQTALNQEHGKQIQFVTKTIGERKVWMKMAEQNARLAIAQHRLQHSSQQHRIEELARVLDMEADSLQRLECFDISHTQGEATVASCVVYDEQNIQPSQYRRYNITGAKAGDDYAAMREVLTRRYGKMAEAQANGETVRWPDAVLIDGGKGQIGVAVEVWEELGLTIPLVGIAKGPERKAGMEELILPFSGRTFRLPPHSPALHLLQTVRDESHRFAITGHRKKRDKARITSSLSDIPGIGSRRRQALLTRFGGLRGVTAASVEDLAQVEGISRALAEKIYDSLH, translated from the coding sequence GTGTCTGCAACCTTCGATCTGAATATTTTTCTCAAAAACCTGCCCAACCTGCCGGGCGTGTACCGCATGCTCGATAAAAATGGGCAGGTGCTTTATGTGGGTAAAGCCGTCAACCTGAAGCGGCGCGTGTCGAGCTATTTCCAAAAAAATGACCACTCGCCGCGCATCACGCTGATGGTGAAGCAGGTGCACACCGTCGAAACCACCGTTACCCGCTCCGAAGCCGAAGCGCTGATTCTCGAAAACAACCTGATCAAAGCCTTATCGCCCAAATACAACATCCTCTTCCGCGACGACAAATCCTACCCCTACCTCATGCTCAGCGGCCACGCCTTCCCGCAAATGGCCTATTACCGCGGCACGCTCAAAAAGCCCAACCAATATTTCGGCCCCTACCCCAACGGCTATGCCGTGCGCGACAGCATACAGGTGCTGCAAAAAGTGTTCCGCCTGCGCACCTGCGAAGACAGCGTGTTCGAACACCGCGACCGCGCCTGCCTGCTCTACCAAATCCGACGCTGCTCCGGCCCCTGCGCCGGCCACATCAGCCAAGAAGACTACCAGGCCAGCGTGCGCGAAGCCGTTACCTTTCTCAACGGCAAAACCGGCGAACTGACCCAAGTGCTGCACCACAAAATGCAGCAGGCCGCCGAACGGCTCGACTTTGAAGAAGCCGCCCGCTACCGCGACCAAATCCAAGCGCTCGGCCTCGTGCAGAGCCAACAGTTTATCGACAGCAAAAACCCCAACAACCCCAACGACATCGACCTGCTGGCGCTGGCCGCAGAAAGCGGCAGCGTGTGCATCCACTGGGTGAGCATACGCGGCGGGCGGCACGTGGGCGACAAAAGCTTCTTCCCCGACGTGCGCCACGACCCCGAGCCAAACGGCCAAGATTACGCCGAAGCCTTTGTCGCACAACACTATTTAGGCAAAAGCAAGCCCGACATCATCATCAGCAACTTCCCCCTGCCCGAAGTGCTTCAGACGGCCTTAAACCAAGAACACGGCAAACAGATCCAATTCGTTACCAAAACCATAGGCGAGCGCAAAGTGTGGATGAAAATGGCCGAACAAAACGCCCGCCTCGCCATCGCCCAACACCGCCTGCAACACAGCAGCCAGCAACACCGCATCGAAGAATTGGCGCGCGTGCTGGACATGGAAGCCGACAGCCTGCAACGCCTCGAATGCTTCGACATCAGCCACACCCAAGGCGAAGCCACCGTCGCCTCCTGCGTGGTGTACGACGAACAAAACATCCAACCCTCGCAATACCGCCGCTACAACATCACCGGCGCCAAAGCAGGCGACGACTACGCCGCCATGCGCGAAGTGCTCACCCGCCGCTACGGCAAAATGGCCGAAGCCCAAGCCAACGGCGAAACCGTCCGCTGGCCCGACGCCGTACTCATCGACGGCGGCAAAGGCCAAATCGGCGTGGCCGTAGAAGTATGGGAAGAATTGGGCCTGACCATTCCGCTGGTGGGCATCGCCAAAGGCCCCGAGCGCAAAGCCGGCATGGAAGAACTCATCCTGCCCTTCTCCGGCCGCACCTTCCGCCTGCCGCCGCACAGCCCCGCCCTGCACCTCTTGCAAACCGTGCGCGACGAATCGCACCGTTTCGCCATCACCGGCCACCGCAAAAAACGCGACAAAGCCCGCATCACCTCGTCGCTCAGCGACATCCCCGGCATCGGCAGCAGGCGCCGCCAAGCCCTGCTCACCCGCTTCGGCGGCCTGCGCGGCGTAACCGCCGCCAGCGTGGAAGATTTGGCTCAGGTAGAAGGCATCAGCCGCGCGCTCGCCGAAAAGATTTACGACAGCCTGCATTAG
- a CDS encoding EamA family transporter gives MAYSWFYWALASAFFAALTAIFAKAGLQGIDSDFATFIRTLVIIAALAAFLSYTGKWQGVAGFTGRNWLFLILSGLATGASWLAYFKALQLGNASQVAPVDKFSLVLVALMAVAFLDERPSAQEWLGLGLVTAGVLTLALKR, from the coding sequence ATGGCTTATTCATGGTTTTACTGGGCGCTGGCATCGGCTTTTTTCGCCGCACTCACGGCAATTTTCGCCAAAGCGGGCTTGCAGGGCATCGATTCGGATTTCGCCACATTTATCCGCACGTTGGTTATCATCGCCGCGCTGGCGGCTTTTTTGAGCTATACGGGCAAATGGCAGGGCGTGGCGGGATTTACGGGCAGAAACTGGCTGTTTCTGATTCTCTCGGGCTTGGCCACCGGCGCATCGTGGCTGGCGTATTTCAAGGCTTTGCAGTTGGGCAACGCTTCTCAAGTTGCGCCGGTGGACAAATTCAGCCTGGTGCTGGTGGCGCTGATGGCGGTGGCGTTTCTCGACGAACGCCCTTCCGCGCAGGAATGGCTGGGCTTGGGGCTGGTAACGGCAGGCGTATTAACACTGGCCTTGAAACGCTGA